The sequence AATAAAATTATGTTCAACTTTTCTGTGTTTTCTTCAATCCAAAAACAAAACGCATgtgttcataaaaattttgttatatctgttcgttattttttgaattttgaagtgtAAGctctttaaaaacattttgagccTACTGAAATATCGCGAACTTGGTAAGCAAatatttctatgaaaaagccattattcaaatttcaacaatgatgtgttttttattgtaaatatACTTAAGCATGGTCTAATATAAGCGAAAGACACATAAAAGTGGCGATCATATATTACAATGATTagacattaaaaaaactatccaagttgttcagaaatattttttaataaaaaatgaaattaatgtATGTTCAAACTGTactgaaatattataaaactcGAGATTGTTCATAAACACTAGttacaaaactttttccactttcaataaagttaaaacatttaaaactttgTGTGGTGACCTGTAAGCAAAACATACTGTAAAATCGACAAGTATTTCTTAAAcacttgaaaatgaaaaatctattgagatttcaattatttcaattcaattcatttGTCCTTCAAATAAAACTTGTTACGAATCAACATATATAAATATAtgtattgttttgttttcgaCGAATTGGAATATATTGAAACCAAAATTAATTGGGCGGAACTTGAAATCTAATATACTCTgcgaaatttcattttctaacaaaaatctattcaataattatttatgGTAGTGCATgctgaattttgttttgaggTTTTCTGATAATACTATGAAGTTACCCCCAATGTAAACTGAAATCAGGTGTTATGTGTCTAttaaatctggaatttttcaggcaaagtTTGTACTGATTgaacaaatgaaattttttctatttaaaagcTTTCAAAGCATTTGGTTTATCTTAATTGTGCAAAACAAAGCTTTCTGAGATAATTTATGTGTTGATTCAAATATATTCAGTCGTAAATAATATTATTCCTAGATTCATGCATCAATGTtgtgccagaaattttttttgctattatACTTCATTGCCAAAAGGTCATTCTTTAATTTGCAAAGACCATTTTgattgtattgttttttttgttgcatagGAGCCGATGCTGGATTACATGTTTGAAAAGGGcagattttgaataataattgaATACTTTATTATAATCTTTATACATAATCCGTGAGCTCTTGCGGGCTCTAAACTGAActtctcatattttttctgtttttcagaGTCATCAATTTAGTTCTGGGTTTCAAACAAGTTTTACACAATTTGTTGAGaatcagaaaacttttatttaaaacttgcatttgaaagatttttcaaaactgtttttcaatttccaactGTGAGACTATTCTCATTCATTCtttgtttttgtatttatatatttttataggaaaacaataaatacataacactaattttgttgaaaacaaaaaaacggatgaatttttaaaaaaaagtcaaatgtAAGCGTGTTCCATACTACAAAACTTTGGCAAAGTTTAGGAACTTGAATaggaattgataaaaatttgtaacttccaattaaaaaatcttcaaattttgaacatttttctgaaaacttttaaaatgtagttGGTCGTTAGGTGACCGTCGGTGTACAATTTCTCGACTTGTGCTACTCCACTTCTGAACCATCAAACGTGAAAAACCACGTTCAAAATTATATGATTAGTCATACATATACTGTAGgaccacgaaaaaaaaaacgttgtgtACAGGCTGAACctaaaatgatattttctaTTTCTGTTGGCCAGTTAATTTTACGATATTTCGCCAAACGCACAGGAAGTTTGTTTTTGGACCATTGTGGTTGAGAAAAACATCTTCATTCATTCCTATCGTCctcattcacatttttctttctattccaccgaaaaaaaatgcactggagAGCATGACTTCTCCACATCATTCATCACTGGTCAGAAAGACCTTGTGCATATTTTTAGTTTATCCGGTTGCGAGCTGtcatttcttcttcttgtcaAAATTATGAATGACCCATTTTTCCTGCTTTCCTGCTTTCACCCTCCCCATATCTTCATATTCACCGTCacttcatcactttttttttcagtgcacTCCTGGTTGTAACCGTTGGGATTATCAAACGAGTGTTCAACAGAGTCAGACACTTTCCCCATTTGAGGACTACACATTCAATTTAGAAGCTTCTTTTAACGACTTGCaggtttggtttttttttcaattttttgctttttgatgctcatattttaatttgtttttattggtATATGATTCATAATTTGTTTTAGTACGAGTACGTGAAGGAGATCTACACAACATCGATTCCTGGCTTTATGTCCCAGATTGGAGGTAAGAGCTAATCAAATTCTAAGCTATAATCAATTCTAAGCTAGACATTCAGGTCAATTCGGCTTTTTCCTCGGTTTATCAATTATCACACTTATCCAAATGGTTCTGTACGGATTCCACAGCGCATTCATGTTTGCCAAAAAGCACATTCAacgaaaatttccgttttgcAAGATTCATCCATCGGACGATTgtgagttaatttttaaaaacctaaaaattaaaaaaaaattgaattgaaaatttttaactttttaattttacagttaTTTATAGTATCACTAAGAAGTAAGAAaccaatctgaaatttgaattctcacTGTAAACTAGACGTTCAGAAAAGATAAAGATCAAAGCAACTCCTCAGTCAAGAGCGAGTCACGGCAACTCGGTCCAAAACCATTTCTAATTagtaaactctcaaaaaccacaactaattagcttaaaatcattgctaattagcaaaaataagCTAATTTACAATGGTTTTAAGCTATTTagttgtggtttttgagaGTCTACTAATTAGAAATGGTTTTGGACCGAGTTGCCGTGACTCGCTCTTGACTGAGTCATCAGGCCCGAATATTTTGTAGTAcggttatttaaaaaacattcctTGAAACgttgtgtgtttttttaccgttttatctataatcaccaaaaaattaaaaatttgaagttgaacaagagtaatttttaaaatgcaatTACTGTTTTATCGGagccttcaaaaaattttgattaattttccTGAGGTTTCGTTTTAAAATGCGGTATTTTGCTATGAGATTTAGGCTGTTTGAGAAAGAACGAACCATTtgctatttaatttttaatgctaatataaaacatgaaattcatattttctctgATGTTGTGAgtgatgatttttcaaacgacTTCTTTTTTCCACCCGAACTGTTCAGTTCATTTAACCATTATActtaaataatgttttttgaacattttttaaatttagaatagCTTTTGGAAATTGGTTCATTTCCATTAAGGCAACCTggagaaatacaattttattaaattttagatcCCCGTTCTACAATGACATTCGACAATTCTACCAACATCTATCCACCagagaaaaacatttccaaGGAGCACATAGCGACTCTGAGCCGTCGAGTGATAGCAACCAATCCTCCAAGTCCAGTTTCCACAGTAATTGACTCCGTTGATCTTCCTCCACACTGGGGGCTCCGAAACATTGACCAGTCTCGTGAGAATCCACTATTCGGCAACAGTAACATGTgatagatgtttttttttctaatacaAACTCAACAATGTTTCATCCCCTCATTACCGAGTAGTCTAGTAATCCGGTGAAAACCTGTCTAGCAACAAAGCTGctttattttgttgttttttgtgaaacaatttttagtttactCGTTCAAACAGATTCCCTAAATTCATGTTTATCCTGCTTTTTCCACTTCATGAACTTTTATAATGAACCACTCTTTCATTTCCCgcttgaaataaataataaacaaaaatatgcaGAACGGAAATTGAATATACCACTCATCTTACGATGCTCCTTCATGATATGGTACCAGCCCTCTCCTTTCCCTCTCATTATAAACGAACAGATTTGAGTGATGTGGGTCAACATTCACGTTCTTGTACACGCATTTATCCGTGCCCATATGGTTTCTTG comes from Caenorhabditis elegans chromosome X and encodes:
- the del-8 gene encoding DEgenerin Like (Product from WormBase gene class del;~Confirmed by transcript evidence) — protein: MSQIGGQFGFFLGLSIITLIQMVLYGFHSAFMFAKKHIQRKFPFCKIHPSDDYPRSTMTFDNSTNIYPPEKNISKEHIATLSRRVIATNPPSPVSTVIDSVDLPPHWGLRNIDQSRENPLFGNSNM